Within Amedibacterium intestinale, the genomic segment AACTATTTCGTGAACCAACCTTAATGTCTGCCGTCAATCCAATTGCGATTTTTTTGTGCGTCCCGCATTTGTCAACACCATTGTTTTTAAACAAGAAGTGACGACCGCGTGTCGTTTGATAAACGATACAATCCAATTGCAAGTCTTCGACAATGTCCATCATGATTTCACTTTGATTCATGTCATCAATGTCAACAAGAATGACGTCGTCCGCTAGAATACCCGCGTATTCATCAAGATTCTTGACCTCGTCAAATGTTCTTAATTTCGCGCCATTTTTAAATTTGTCAATACAATTCTTGTCTTTTGTTCGAACAAATCCTTTATACAATCTTTCTAACATTTTTGATTTTCTTCCTTTCTTTTTGATAACATGAATATGAACATTGATATTTCTTATGGGCTTTATAAATGTAGCCCGCTTTATTTATAATCAAAAATTTTCTACCGCATACGGAACATATCTTTTCCGAATCTTTTAAGACTTCTCTCATCACACAACACCCAAGGCATTTTTCAAACATTCGTCAACAAATTTCATTTGAAATTCACTTATTTTACATTCGATTTTAACTATATCGCTTTGTCTTATTGTGAAAATTTGTTCGCAAATAACCATCGAATTATTGTAATCAATGACAACATGGGTCGGTTGCGACAATTTTTTTAATTTGGTCGTCAATGGAACTACCATTGCAAATTCTGAAAATCTATTTCCAATATCGTTTGATACTACTAGGAATGGACGTCTTCCCATTTGGATATGTCCTTTACCGTTTTTATTTTCGGTTTTTAAATATACTACTTGTCCTTTTTCTACCTTCATTTATTACATCACCCCAAAATCTTTCAATCTTTGATTTGCTAAATCTATATACCATTGCTTGTCCAGTTTCGACGGGCACTTCACGCCATTCACTTCATCATTAAATAAAAATGCGTGTTCGGGTGTTCCTTCCAATTTTGCAATTGCTTTTGTTTCCGCGTGAACCTTTGCCAATCCACCATCGCGCTTGTCTTTTGAAGCAAAACAACGAATACATTTTTCATTCAATTCAACCGTGTTGCTATATGTCATAAAGACTTTTTTTCCTTTGCTTTCGAAACGCGTTCCGTATAGCAATTTTGAATATTTACTACTTATTTTTTTGACCTGTTGGAACTCTTTCAGTTCATCACATTCAAGAATCGTTTTTTCAACTGGAATCCCTTTGACCATGAAATCGACCATTGCTTTATTTACAATCGGCAAATCATAATCAAGATTGTTCAGCTTCTTCACGTATGCGCCTTTTGATTTCCAACGTGGCTTTCCTTTTTTGTCATAAAGTTCACCGTCCGGAACAATGACATAATTATTAACGTCCTTTTGATAAACTCGACGATATTCATCGAATTCAAGTGTCAATCCCGTTCTTTGTTCCCATTCATAAGCGATGTCATCAATCAAACTGTATTGTTCATCAGCTTCCTTGTCGTTTTTAGCATTTAATTTGACAAGAATTCCGTCCGTATTTGATTGAATGATTTTACAATGCGGTTCTAACTTTTCTATCAAATCTAATAACAACAATTGACCGTGAACACAAACATTGTTTGCCTGTCTTGGGTCGTACAATGGATTTGACTTCGCTTTCATCGCCCCATACGTTCCATTTATGACGATTTTCAACGGGGCTTGAAGTGGATTTCCTTCATGCTTATAATTCAATCGCAAATCGACAATATTGTTGAATTTTTGAGGATTGCACGACCTAGAATGCAAGTTGTATCGAATCATCAAGTTTGGATATAGCGACGCAACGTCCATCATCAAGAAATATCCTTCGTCACAATATTGTTCCAACGCCCCATGGACACCACCCCAACCGAATTGATGGGGAACGCCCGCAATATCACAAGACAACTTGTGTTTTTCTGATTTCTCATTGCTTGGGTCGATTCTATATTTTCGATTGTTTTTATCTTTGTACCAGTCAACAACGAAATTGTATTTATTGATTCGCATTATATCGGGAAAACAAATGTCAAATTCGTCGTTATACGTTCTTTTGCTTGCGTCCAAAATCTGCGCCGACAATTGAACTTTCGTTTTGTTTATGTTCATCAACGGCATGTTGAACATTTTCAGCAATCCCATTTGTGCTTCAAAATCGTCTTTTCGTTCCAAGAACACTTCAATTGTTTGTTCAACATCATGACGACAATATTTGATTGTTTCGGCAATCTCCGACGCCGTCAATTTCCTGTCAATATCAAATGGAACGCTTGATTCCTTGATGTCGTTTCCCATGAACCCTTCGAATCGTTTCAACCCGCCGTCATTCGCTTGCATGACATCGTAATTGTATAAAGGGAACTTTCTCAAAAGGCTTGAGAACTCCCAACCCACACGATGTTTGACGATTATCCAATCGTTGATTCGCTTTGGGTTAAATCCCGCTAAAATGCCTTTTAAAATGTATTGGTCATAGTGTCGACTATTGAAGCCGACCCATATGTCTTGTTTGTGTTCGCAATATAATTGTTCAAGACGCTTTGTGTCATTTACGATGACATGTTCTTTTTGATTCACAACGTCAATCGCAACGACCAACCAATCATAAGCAAAAACTTCGAAGTCAATCGTAGAATATCATTGACATTCCCGAACCACCTTCTTTCGCGGTGACACTTGAATCAAATATCCTTGATATTCAAAAACTTCACCATTTTTTCTAATTCGATTTTGAAGCCACCCTTTTTTGAATCCAAAGAATGACGCACAATTTTTCATCGAATCAAATTCGTGTTTTATTCCATCTTTTTCGATGACAACTTTTCTTCTTATTTTGCATTGATTTTCTACCAATCCAATTTTTACGGCGTGTTTCAAATTGTCGCTATACGAACACCATTCTAAATTCTCAACACAATTATTTTGCTTGTTCCCGTCAATGTGATTGACACAAGGATAATTGTTTGGATTCGGAATAAATGTTTCCGCAACTAATCGGTGAATCATTACATTTTTATTGATTCCATTTTTTCGCAAACAAACAAATTTGTACCCGTTATGATATTGTCCGCCTTTTAATTTTTTACCACGGAAAAATCTTCCATCTTTTAAATAACGGTTTTCACTGTAAACATTCCCGCGGTCGGTAATCGCATATAAACCGACATAATCTTTGACACTAGAAATCATTATTTACTTTCCTTTCTCGAACAAATAAAGCCACCGCGATGTCATTTCACGATGGCTTTCCCATTTAAAATGGCATTTTAGATGTCAAAAATTTCGTTGATTTTGAATGTATTATATCCTTTTTTGTTTTGGTCATAAGCCAATAAATATTCACATTTACCGTCGATTTCTTCCGCAATGTCCATAATTAAATCGTTATAATGTGCATAATTACCATCAAATTCAACATTCAATTCCGTTCCAAGTGATTTCAAGAATTCATTTACAATGTGAATTTGGAATCCCTGTAAAATTACTTGGTTCATGAATATGATTGAATCCTTGAATTCACCTTCCAAAACCTTGAACCAACATGTGAACATTGGGTCACCTTTTTTTGATTCCTTCAATTCCATTTTGTCAATTTTGACTTCATATTCTCCAAGTGGAACTTCTTTATATTCAAAATTCCCGCCGTTTTCTTCAACTTCCTTAACGTCCTTTGCTAATGCTTCCCCGTCAACTGCTTTGTTCCATTTATCAAAAATACTCATTATTTTTCTTCCCCTTTCATCATTAAATCTCTTAATTTATTCAAACCACTAAATAATGTTTTGATTTCGTTATCAACCTCAACGTCCTGTGATGGTTGAACGTTCAATTCTTCAAATAATACTTTCAATCCTTCTTCAAATACACATTCAATGACTTCGTCTTCGAATTCTTCTTCCTGTTCTTCAACCATGTTCATGAATGTCCTGTGTAATGCTTTTTCATAGCTTGAAGTTTCATTCAATCCTGTAACTTTTGCAAAATCCATAACACTTTGAAGTTTCTTGTCAATTCCTCTTTCTTTTAGTTGTTCAATAATTTTTTTCATTTTCAGTCCCTTGCCTTTCTTGTTCTTCTGCGTGGTCTTTCTTCCACTTGTCTTTCTTCTTCAACTGGTGTTTCTTCAACCTTTTGTTCTTCCTCAACTGGTTCTTCTTCAACCTTATGTTCTCGACGTGGTCTTTCCTGTTTCGGTTCTTCTTCCTTCTTTGGCGTTCCTTTTGACGCAATTTCATATACGTCCATTAGTGCTTCCCAACTTAAAGGAATCTTTGTTTCTGTCAATCCTTTCAAACGACCGCCACCAAACACGAATTCATTTGATTTGAAGTTCAACGTTCTTGTTCCATCATCTTCAACGACCGCACGCGCCACGATGTCGACCATTCCCGCGACTTTGTTTGCGATTGATTCTTGAATGTTCGGCGCAATCTTTGTTATTGTCTGTCCATTCTTTTTCTTGATTTCATTTTGAATTTCGTGCGATACGACAACGATATTTTCATAATCAAGGTTGAAAAGTCGACGTAATGTTGAAAGATATTCAGTCTTGATGATGTCCCAACCTTTACCATATCCCGAATCACTTTCGTGTTCGATTCCCATTTGGTCATATTTGTATAGACGACACATTTCACGAGTGTCTTCAAGTAAATCAACGATGATTGTCTTGAATTCGTTTTTATTCTTTTCGAGTTCTTCAATCGTTTCTTTCAACACTTCCCATGCGAATTTACGACGTGTGACACGTCCTTCTACTGTCACGATGTCCTTGATTGCGATGTATGGCATTGTTACAAACTGAATGTTTCCATCACTGTTCAAGTTTAATGGATTCGGCGCGTCGTCCAACATCGTTGTTTTTCCAGTGAAGGCGTCACCATAAATCCAAATTTTTCTTTTTGTTGCTTTTCCGATTTCACGGCGTTCCGTACTAGGTAAAATCATGTATTCTTCTCCTTTCAAGCAATACTCTTTATACTCACACCAATCGCACAAACGACTTTCATTTTTTTCAAACTTTGTCGTTTCTTCGATTGTTTGAATATCACAATTAAATTGTTCGACTTTCTTTTCGTCATATTCGACTTTGACGATTTTCGGTTCAAGTCCGTCAAGCGTATTTTCAAGTCGTTTTCTAAACTGATATAAATCCTCGCTTTTTTTCTGTTTTATAAACGTTTTTGGAATCATGACATAATATAAGCCATTGACCTTTTTCCCCGTCATACGCTCGAAATAATAGGCGTATAAGTGAAGTTGTGGCGATTCCAAATAGTGTTCTAGGTTATTCGAATATTTGAAGTCATAAATGTTGAATGTCCCGTCTTCCAATTCTTCCAATCCGTCAATGAATCCGTGAAAATCTTCGTGATTGATTTCAAATTCATAAACTAAATTTTTAGGAACAATTTTTTTGA encodes:
- a CDS encoding DUF669 domain-containing protein; this encodes MSIFDKWNKAVDGEALAKDVKEVEENGGNFEYKEVPLGEYEVKIDKMELKESKKGDPMFTCWFKVLEGEFKDSIIFMNQVILQGFQIHIVNEFLKSLGTELNVEFDGNYAHYNDLIMDIAEEIDGKCEYLLAYDQNKKGYNTFKINEIFDI
- a CDS encoding type II toxin-antitoxin system PemK/MazF family toxin; the encoded protein is MKVEKGQVVYLKTENKNGKGHIQMGRRPFLVVSNDIGNRFSEFAMVVPLTTKLKKLSQPTHVVIDYNNSMVICEQIFTIRQSDIVKIECKISEFQMKFVDECLKNALGVV
- a CDS encoding AAA family ATPase, which codes for MKWSHSRVECFNSCPFKFELRYIAEMKTIPSDDASNPLIIGSAMHKGIETTVEEAIKEYYDSFNVITDLQINEAIKLSNLIPKVKKIVPKNLVYEFEINHEDFHGFIDGLEELEDGTFNIYDFKYSNNLEHYLESPQLHLYAYYFERMTGKKVNGLYYVMIPKTFIKQKKSEDLYQFRKRLENTLDGLEPKIVKVEYDEKKVEQFNCDIQTIEETTKFEKNESRLCDWCEYKEYCLKGEEYMILPSTERREIGKATKRKIWIYGDAFTGKTTMLDDAPNPLNLNSDGNIQFVTMPYIAIKDIVTVEGRVTRRKFAWEVLKETIEELEKNKNEFKTIIVDLLEDTREMCRLYKYDQMGIEHESDSGYGKGWDIIKTEYLSTLRRLFNLDYENIVVVSHEIQNEIKKKNGQTITKIAPNIQESIANKVAGMVDIVARAVVEDDGTRTLNFKSNEFVFGGGRLKGLTETKIPLSWEALMDVYEIASKGTPKKEEEPKQERPRREHKVEEEPVEEEQKVEETPVEEERQVEERPRRRTRKARD
- a CDS encoding HNH endonuclease; this translates as MISSVKDYVGLYAITDRGNVYSENRYLKDGRFFRGKKLKGGQYHNGYKFVCLRKNGINKNVMIHRLVAETFIPNPNNYPCVNHIDGNKQNNCVENLEWCSYSDNLKHAVKIGLVENQCKIRRKVVIEKDGIKHEFDSMKNCASFFGFKKGWLQNRIRKNGEVFEYQGYLIQVSPRKKVVRECQ